Proteins encoded by one window of Pseudomonas tructae:
- a CDS encoding hybrid sensor histidine kinase/response regulator: MNQPNAFFERLANSSLRLHAGLTVLCATAVLLIGISYWGVQRTLEEQHDTVRFHFARLLENLHEQEAFLNTVSVQTAMGELPAAVASPLALQQALPNEGPDIVQGQQHSFSLPFSVKIDAEKVAVSQHPKIYTLGAHLADYYSAFWSASHFQSPQVFLFNVPDNFDIAVPAAGRLRGAGQIQGGTFVAVMQHVLQRLHDSNPRPLDGRVHWVQYNAASDNEAIPSVLGYINIDLASIHRDIQGASPWVVVASLLNLSQINNIERIMQWSIYDHFTLIAPSGQALIGTVKPQVHLHEGLNFNSDGLVFKVSSTGERPWSGIYVISVKSFLNYARWPLLGLLLALLAALAGGWAFNRWYKRRVVLPAHRAHESIAESEAFSRAVIDSAPTGLCVIRRSDHSVLLENLRAQQWQDSTKLISALNRQHDLTHSGQTDLESDGRHLHVDFISTRYHGEDVWLCAIHDVTRRVEDAAALEEARKDADSANEAKTRFLATMSHEIRTPLYGVLGTLELLGLTALEPRQRQYLDTIQRSSATLFQLISDVLDVSKIESGQMTLETQDFCPLELTEDTLRTYSAFAQAKGLQLYACIDATLPDRVRGDPLRIRQILNNLLSNAIKFTEHGRVVLRLRVVEQHGEAVSLQWQVSDSGIGISQAQQVQLFDPFYQVRDASSEAGAGLGLAICWWLCELMAGQLKVVSEPGLGSSFSLQLTLEQRPGKLADCPDLQASAAQVCVRAPTQELAQHLCAWLNRLGAQAWPAGAEMKPATVATLLVDMLPTDNQAPWPGTRIIAAAGAPNPPQHAAHGWDVDAHDVRAIAWAVYLAQQGADPEHQLPPPHPALPLNLRVLVAEDNPINQAIIEEQLQALGCVVTVADNGEQALAQWLPGLFDLVLTDVNMPITNGYELASALRQQDSQVPIIGVTANALREEGERCAAVGMNAWLVKPLTLHTLRTQLLKHCKAEQIISPPLPPPPQPASPPLQLSVKMRELFVRTLQQDMQGTLAALERGDADGVAQKLHSMAGSLAVVHAAELAQACAELECRLTGLIITPPLALAVRNILEQLSALLLSVE; encoded by the coding sequence CCCTGGCATTGCAACAGGCACTGCCCAATGAAGGCCCTGATATCGTTCAAGGGCAACAGCATTCGTTTTCCCTGCCCTTCAGCGTGAAGATCGACGCAGAAAAGGTTGCAGTGAGCCAGCACCCGAAAATTTACACCCTGGGCGCGCACCTGGCCGACTACTACAGCGCCTTCTGGTCTGCCTCGCACTTTCAGTCACCCCAGGTGTTTCTGTTCAACGTTCCGGACAACTTCGATATTGCCGTGCCTGCCGCTGGACGGTTGCGCGGCGCCGGCCAGATACAGGGCGGTACCTTCGTCGCAGTGATGCAGCATGTACTGCAGCGCCTGCACGACAGTAACCCCCGGCCGCTGGACGGTCGGGTGCACTGGGTACAATACAACGCGGCATCCGACAACGAGGCCATCCCCTCCGTGCTCGGTTACATCAACATCGACCTGGCTTCGATTCACCGGGACATTCAGGGCGCCAGCCCCTGGGTCGTCGTCGCTTCACTGCTCAACCTGTCCCAGATCAACAACATCGAGCGGATCATGCAGTGGTCGATCTATGACCATTTCACCCTGATCGCCCCCTCTGGCCAAGCACTGATCGGCACGGTGAAGCCGCAGGTGCACCTGCATGAAGGGCTGAACTTCAACAGTGACGGCCTGGTGTTCAAAGTGTCGAGCACCGGCGAGCGCCCCTGGTCGGGGATCTACGTCATCAGCGTGAAGAGCTTCCTCAATTACGCCCGCTGGCCGTTGCTCGGCCTGTTGCTGGCGCTGCTGGCGGCGTTGGCCGGTGGCTGGGCATTCAATCGCTGGTACAAGCGCCGGGTCGTGCTCCCGGCCCACAGGGCCCACGAAAGCATCGCTGAAAGCGAGGCATTCAGCCGCGCCGTTATCGACTCGGCGCCTACCGGCCTGTGCGTGATACGCCGCAGTGACCACAGCGTACTGCTGGAGAACCTGCGTGCCCAGCAATGGCAGGACAGCACCAAGCTGATCAGTGCCCTCAACCGCCAGCACGACCTCACCCACTCCGGGCAGACCGACCTTGAGAGTGACGGTCGACACCTGCATGTCGACTTCATCTCCACCCGCTATCACGGTGAGGACGTCTGGCTCTGTGCGATTCACGATGTCACCCGCAGGGTCGAGGACGCCGCCGCGCTGGAAGAGGCGCGCAAGGACGCAGATTCCGCCAACGAGGCCAAGACCCGGTTCCTGGCCACCATGAGCCACGAAATCCGTACGCCCCTGTATGGCGTGCTGGGTACCCTGGAACTCTTGGGTTTGACTGCGCTTGAGCCTCGCCAGCGGCAGTACCTGGATACCATCCAGCGTTCTTCGGCCACCTTGTTCCAGTTGATCAGCGATGTACTGGATGTGTCGAAGATCGAGTCCGGGCAGATGACCCTGGAAACCCAGGACTTCTGCCCTCTGGAACTCACCGAAGATACCTTGCGCACCTACAGTGCATTTGCCCAGGCCAAGGGTTTGCAGCTATATGCCTGTATTGACGCCACTCTCCCTGACCGGGTGCGCGGCGATCCGCTGCGCATCCGCCAGATCCTCAATAACCTGCTGAGCAACGCCATCAAGTTCACTGAGCACGGGCGGGTGGTATTGCGACTGCGCGTGGTGGAACAGCACGGCGAGGCAGTCAGCCTGCAGTGGCAAGTCAGCGATTCGGGCATCGGCATCTCCCAGGCCCAGCAGGTTCAGTTGTTCGATCCGTTCTATCAGGTCCGCGATGCCTCCAGTGAAGCGGGCGCCGGCTTAGGCCTGGCGATTTGCTGGTGGCTGTGCGAGTTGATGGCCGGCCAGCTCAAGGTGGTCAGCGAACCTGGCCTGGGCAGCAGCTTCTCCCTGCAACTGACCCTTGAACAGCGCCCGGGCAAGCTGGCCGATTGTCCGGATTTGCAGGCGAGCGCTGCGCAGGTTTGCGTGCGTGCCCCGACCCAGGAGCTGGCGCAACACCTGTGTGCCTGGCTCAACCGCCTGGGTGCCCAGGCCTGGCCCGCTGGCGCCGAGATGAAACCGGCAACGGTCGCGACACTGTTGGTAGACATGTTACCCACAGACAACCAGGCACCCTGGCCCGGTACACGGATTATCGCCGCCGCTGGCGCGCCGAATCCGCCGCAGCATGCGGCCCATGGCTGGGACGTCGATGCCCATGATGTACGGGCAATCGCCTGGGCCGTGTACCTGGCGCAGCAAGGCGCCGACCCTGAACATCAACTACCGCCGCCGCACCCGGCCCTGCCCCTGAACCTGCGGGTACTGGTGGCCGAAGACAACCCGATCAACCAGGCCATCATCGAAGAACAACTGCAAGCCCTGGGTTGTGTGGTAACGGTGGCAGACAATGGTGAACAGGCGCTCGCCCAGTGGCTGCCCGGGCTGTTCGACCTGGTGCTCACTGATGTCAACATGCCCATCACCAATGGCTACGAACTGGCCTCGGCGTTGCGCCAGCAAGATAGCCAGGTGCCGATCATCGGGGTCACGGCCAATGCACTGCGCGAGGAAGGTGAACGCTGCGCCGCCGTGGGCATGAATGCCTGGCTGGTCAAGCCGCTGACCCTGCACACCTTGCGCACGCAATTGCTCAAACACTGCAAAGCCGAGCAGATCATCAGCCCCCCCCTGCCCCCGCCGCCGCAACCGGCCTCCCCCCCGTTGCAACTGTCCGTGAAAATGCGTGAACTGTTTGTGCGCACCCTGCAACAGGACATGCAAGGCACCCTCGCAGCGCTGGAGCGTGGCGATGCCGACGGCGTTGCGCAGAAACTTCACAGCATGGCCGGATCCTTGGCCGTGGTGCATGCTGCCGAGCTTGCCCAAGCCTGCGCCGAACTCGAGTGCCGCCTCACCGGGCTGATCATCACCCCGCCCCTGGCGCTGGCGGTACGCAACATCCTTGAACAGCTGAGCGCCCTGCTGCTCAGCGTTGAATGA